A genomic segment from Brienomyrus brachyistius isolate T26 chromosome 9, BBRACH_0.4, whole genome shotgun sequence encodes:
- the LOC125749226 gene encoding glycogen synthase kinase binding protein: protein MPYRKEKYIFLEQSVTVDSKEVDALVTKIGEALQLHNNAGANPKAASCFHGLNGTGTGTGSVTQSNSNNNNNNNSAALHKRTGCCVRLRNRGLRSRASPYTLPGSSDQEWDRFRTWNRKGIDVPGEEDDPHRLLQELILSGNLIKEAVRRLQFSASESVEHSKSADNVHC from the coding sequence ATGCCATATCGGAAGGAGAAATACATTTTCCTGGAGCAGTCGGTAACGGTGGATTCGAAGGAGGTAGACGCGCTGGTTACGAAGATCGGCGAGGCTTTGCAGCTGCATAACAATGCTGGTGCGAACCCGAAGGCGGCGTCATGTTTCCACGGTCTGAACGGCACCGGTACCGGCACCGGAAGCGTTACGCAgtccaacagcaacaacaacaacaacaacaacagcgcGGCGTTGCACAAGCGGACTGGCTGCTGTGTCCGGCTCCGGAACCGGGGACTACGGAGCCGGGCCAGTCCATACACTTTACCCGGGTCTAGTGATCAGGAGTGGGACCGCTTTAGGACCTGGAACCGTAAGGGGATCGATGTCCCCGGTGAGGAGGATGATCCCCACCGACTGCTTCAGGAGCTGATTTTGTCCGGGAACCTAATAAAAGAGGCCGTCCGCCGGCTTCAGTTCTCTGCATCGGAGAGTGTGGAGCATTCAAAGTCCGCCGACAATGTCCATTGCTGA